The genomic DNA CCTGTGCACGAGTTCCTCGACGCGTTGCCGCATCTGGGCCATGAAGAAGGATTTGCCGGTGCCCCAGTCGCCGAAGAGCCCGATCGACAGGGGCGGTCGCACCTCGCGGGCCATGATCAACTGGCAGAGCGTGTCGACCTGTTGGGCGATGCCCAGCCGGTCGGTGCCCTCGGCCACGTCGGCGGTGTAGCCGGCGTGGAGGGTGGTTGGTGGGGGCGGGAGTCGGGGGGTGGTAGTCGCTGTCAGGTCGGGGAGGGGAAGCGGGACCAGGCCGTTCTCGTCTCCGGTGATCAGCCGGATCTCTCCGTCCACCTCGGCGGCGGCCAGTGACCAAATGTCCGATCCCTCGGCCAGGGCTGCCACCTGCTCGCCCGTTGCCACGTCCCAGACGCTCACTGGCTCGGTCGGACCGCCGACCGCCACGCAGGGGCGCGGCCCGGGAAGTACGGTCATGGCCCGGATTGGTGTCGAGCGGGCGTGGAGGATGCGCAGGAGTGTCCCGTCGGCCACGTCTACGACCTGGAGGGTGCCGTCCTCGCCACCGCTGACGAACACCTGTCGGCCCTCGACCGTCAGAGCGACCAGCCGGTGCACGGGGTCGGAGAGCTCGGACAGGCGCCACTTTAGGTCACCTGTGGTGGAGCTCCAGACCGCCAGGTCCCCATGCGAGCCTGCCGAGACGACGAAGGAGCCGATGATGACGACCGCGTTGGCGCCACCTTGATGCGCCCTGGGGATGTGGACCCGGGTGCCCCCGTCGATGTCGCCGCTCCACAGGGAGCCGTCGTCGGAGACGGACCACACCGTCAAGTGTCCGTCCTCGACAACACAGTCCAGATCGTTGACCTGCGCGGAGTGAGACCAGAGTTCTCGGCGGAACTCCAGGTCGACGGTGGACCGGACCTCCACGGCGCCGCTTCTTCCCGCGCACACCAGCAGATCCTGCCCTGGCACCGGCACCACGGCGAAAACACCGTCTGCGGGGGTCGTGGCGGTCCAGGTTCCGGTGCGCAGGTCGAAGACGCGGAGCGAATCGTCGCTGCCGACCGCGACGAGTGGTGTCCCGTGCGTCTCGCCAAGGGGTGAAACGCACCGGACGCGGTTGCTATAACTGGTGTCCGGGGGCGCGATGTGATCGGGGTTCGGAAAGAACCGGAATTCCGACGCGTCCAGGGTGTTTCCCAGACCGATGGCGACTTTCGGGGGAAGGGTTCCTCGCGAGACAGAGGTGAGTTCGCGCTGTGTCTCTCGGGTGAGGTACGAGTACGGCGCATAGGCAAGATCCGGCCGCAGGCTGCTGTCTCCGTCGCTGATGGATCTGAGAACACGAGTGATCGCCTGCGTGAAGTTCCCGTTGAATGCCATTTCGTCGCGGGTGTCGGTTCCGGCGATGACCCAGATGCGCTCGTTCGGAGCTGGGCGGTGCAGCTTCGCGTACGGGGCCATGGGCATCGGGGCCTCGCCGTTGCTGAGGTCGAGGAGGAACAGGGTCTGCGGCCCCTCGGCCATGTCCCTCAAGGTGTTGATCCAGTCGTTCACCGAGGCGGACTGTTCCGTGTGCCAGTCGGTCCCCACGATTTCCAGGTCGTCGTCAGGTCGTAGACGGCCGTGGCTGAGCACGTGAACGACGAGGAAGTCCTCGGGGCCCGCGTCATGGAAAGCCTTAAGGATCTCCCCGTTCATCCTCTGGGAAGTCGCATTCATCAGGACGTCACATTCGAAATCAAACCGGGCGAGTACTTCGGAAAGGCGTGTCACCCGTTCCGCGGCAATCGGAATCGGCGGATATCCCGCACGCTCTCCCTCACTGCCGAGATTGAAATCGAAATCCGAACCCGCGATAAGAATCGCCCGTCGCCCCATAAATACCCAGCCCCCTCCGGGAATCCCCGCCCCGCTCGCCCCGCGCATCCCGCACACGCGGTGTCATAACCCGCCAGCCTCGCAGACGCGCGGCGCCCCCGTCCCGAGGTTCCGGCATTGCCGTCGGCCGACCTCCCGTCGGCAAAGGCGCCCCCGACCCGGGCGTAGCGTAGAAGCCATGACCACGTACGGATCCTTTCCCGGCTCTCGCCCCCGGCGGCTTCGGACCACTCCCGTCATGCGGCGGATGGTCGCCGAGACGCGGCTGCACCCCGCCGACTTCATTCTTCCGGCGTTTGTGCGGGAGGGGGTCAGTGAGCCGGTGCCGATCGGGGCCATGCCCGGGGTGGTGCAGCACACGCGGGACAGTCTGAAGAAGGCTGCCGCTGAGGCCGTGGCCGCGGGGATCTCCGGGATCATGTTGTTCGGGGTGCCGGAGGAGAGCAAGAAGGACGCCCTCGGGACGCCGGGGACCGATCCGGACGGGATTCTCCAGGTCGCGTTGCGGGATGTGCGGGCCGAGGTCGGGGACGAGCTGCTCGTCATGTCCGATCTGTGTCTCGATGAGACCACCGACCATGGGCACTGCGGGGTGCTCGACGAGCAAGGGCGCGTCGACAATGACGCCACCCTTGAACGGTATGCCGAGATGGCGCAGGTGCAGGCCGACGCGGGAGCGCATGTCGTCGGGCCCAGCGGGATGATGGACGGGCAGATCGGGGTCGTCCGGGACGCGCTCGACCAGATCGGGCGGGAGGACGTCGCCATCCTCGCCTACACCGCCAAGTACTCGTCCGCGTTCTACGGGCCGTTCCGCGAGGCCGTCGGTTCCTCGCTCAAGGGCGACCGCAAGACGTATCAGCAGGACCCGGCCAACGCCCGTGAGTCCCTGCGGGAGTTGGCGCTGGATCTGGAGGAGGGCGCCGACATGGTGATGGTCAAGCCGGCCGGGCCCTATCTCGACATCCTCGCCAAGGTCGCCGACGCCGTTGACGTACCCGTCGCCGCCTATCAGATCTCCGGCGAGTACTCGATGATCGAGGCCGCCGCCGAGAAGGGCTGGCTCGACCGGGACCGCGCGATCTTCGAGACGCTCACCGGGATCAAGCGGGCCGGGGCGCGGAACATCCTCACGTACTGGGCGGTGGAGGCGGCGCAGAAGCTGCGCTGAATGTCGATCACCCGCTGAACACGCGTCAATAGGCAACGCTTCGAGATCGGTCCGGCGTCGGGGCGATCTCGGTTCGGGGTGCCGGCGGGTTCTGGCCCGAAATCGATGGTTGCTGTGGGGTGATGTGACCCCAAATAAGCTTCAGTGTCCGGCACTTATGTGGATTTGACGCGTCCGCATCACTGTCCTTACCTTCTGCGCCTGGCCTGATCCGTTCTGGACGGTCTGGACGTCGATCCCTGGGGGACACCATGAGCTATTTCATCGAGGCACTGAAGAAGTACGCGGTATTCAGCGGGCGCGCGCGTCGCAAGGAGTACTGGATGTACGCGCTGTTCGCCGGGATCATCTACGTCGTGCTGGCCATTCTGGCCGTCGCGACCAAGCAGGCGGCCCTCTTCGCGCTCCTGGGCATCTTCTACGTCGGGATCCTGCTGCCGAGCCTGGCGGTCACCGTTCGCCGTCTGCACGACACGGGCCGCTCGGGCGGCTGGTTCTTCATCTCCTTCGTCCCGCTCGTCGGCGCCATCATCCTGCTGGTCTTCGTCTGCACGGACAGCGCGCCCGGCGCCAACCAGTACGGCCCGAACCCGAAGGAAGCCGCCGGGATCCCGGCGCAGGTCTGATCGCATCCGCCACGAGGGCCCGTCAGGGCGTGGACCCCGTCGACATCGACGTGGGGCTCACGCCCGACGGGCCCTCGTCGCGTACGCCCGTGCCGTCCTTGCATCCCGAGAGCAGCAGCGTGGCGAGCACCGCCGCCGTCGTGGCCAGGACGCGGACGCGGGCGCGGGTGATGCGGGCGGGCATGGGTTCCTCCTGCGGAAGCGATGCGATGCGATGCGCGGCATCGGGTCATCGGGTGAGGCATCGGGTGCGGGTTGCAGCTTGGGCGGTCGGGCGGGGCGGGGTCTACGGCTGTCGCCGGATTCGGGACGCCGGGACCGTCCCGCCCACGCTGACCTGCGGGGATGTCTCTCCTTCCGGGCCCGTCGCGGGACGTCCCCCGGACTTGGGCACCATCAAGTCCCCGTGAGAGTTAGGTTGTTGACCACTGCACTTGATGAACGCTGCCCTGGTTGTCCGTTGACGACCAACTCTCCTGGGAGACGCCCATGCCCGGTGACGCCCTCAGCCAAGACCCCGCCGAGCTGAGAAGGAGGATCGACACCACCAAGGCCCACCCGGCCCGTGTCTACGACGTCTTCCTCGGCGGCAAGGACAACTACCCCGTCGACCGCGAGGCCGCCGCCGCCGCGCTCGCCGCCAACCCGCGCGGCTATCTCGACGTACGGCACAACCGGGACTTCATGCGCCGCGCGGTGACCCGCCTCTCGCAGGAGCACGGCGTCCGCCAGTTCCTCGACATCGGCACCGGGCTGCCCACCGCGGAGAACGTGCACCAGATCGCCCAGGGCATCGAGCCCGAGTCGCGGATCGTCTACGTCGACAACGACCCGGTGGTCCTCGCGCACGCGCGCGCCCTGCTCACCAGCAGCCCCGAGGGCCGTACCGACTACATCGACGCGGACCTGCGCCGACCGGCCGACATCCTCGAACAGGCCTCCAAGACGCTCGACTTCAACGAGCCGATCGCGCTGCTCCTGGTCGCGATCCTGCACTTCGTGGAGGACGAGGAGGCGTATCCGCTGGTGCGTGAGCTGGTGGACGTGCTGCCCGCCGGCAGCCACCTCGTGCTCAGCCACCTCACCGACGAGATCCACCCGATCCCGACCCGCGCGGTCCAACGGACGTACACGGAGCGGGGGTTCACCTTCGTGTTCCGTTCCAAGGACGAGGTCGAGCGGTTCTTCACCGAGACCCCGGGCATCACCCTGGACGAGCCCGGCGTGCTCCCCGCGCACCAGTGGCATCCCGGCCCGGCGCCCGCGCCGCCGGTGGTGGAGCAGGCGTACTTCGAGAGTCTCGACGACATCGAGAAGATCACCTACCGGGACATCAACGACGTGACGGACGACGACATCAACGTGTACGGGGCGACGGGCAAGAAGGCCTGACACCCCCGCCTGCGACGGGTGCTCGTCCGGATCGCGAAAACCTGCTTGTAGGCGGCACGTACCTTCCTAGGCTGGCGGCATGACCGTCACCGAGCCCGTCCCCGTTCCCGTCCATGCCTCTGTGCCGCCGCTCGCCGCGCGCGCCCGTGCGATCGGGGGTTCGCCGGTGCGGGACATCCTCTCCGTCACCGCCCGCCCCGAGGTGATCAACTTCGCGGGCGGGCTCCCGGCCCCCGAACTCTTCGACGCCACCGGCATCGCGGCCGCGTACCAGGCGGTCCTCACCGAGACGCCCGCGCGGGCGCTCCAGTACGCGACGACCGAGGGCGAGCCGGTGCTGCGTACCGCGCTCGCCGAGCGGACCTCGGCGCGCGGGCTGCCCACCGAGCCCGACGACCTCCTCGTCACCACCGGTTCGCAGCAGGCGCTCTCGCTGCTCGCGACCGCGCTGCTGGAACCGGGAGACGTCGTCCTCGTCGAAAGCCCCTGTTATCTGGCGGCACTTCAGGTCTTCGCGTTCGCCGGCGCGCGGGTCGTCGCCGTGCCGGGGGACGAGGCCGGGGTCGATCCCGAGGCGCTGGAGGAACTCGTCGTGCGGGAGCGGCCCAAGCTGCTCTACACCGTGCCGACCTTCCAGAACCCCACCGGCCGCACCCTGCCCGCCGACCGCCGGGCCGCCGTCGCCGCGATCGCCTCGCGGCGCGGGCTGTGGATCGTGGAGGACGATCCCTACGGCGAACTCCGCTTCGAGGGCGAGCGGTTGCCGTGGATCGCCGCGCAGGAGGGCGCCGCGGACCGTACGGTCCTGCTCGGCTCCTTCTCGAAGGTGATGGCCCCCGGCCTGCGACTCGGGTGGCTGCGGGCGCCCACGGACCTGCTGCGGGCCTGTGTCGTCGCCAAACAGGCCGCCGATCTGCACACCCCGACCGTCAACCAGTTGGCCGCCGCACGGTACTTGGCGGACAACGACCTCGACGCGCATGTGGCACGGGTGGCCGCCGTCTACCGGGAACGGCGCGATGCCATGCTCGCGGGTCTTGCCAACGCCCTCCCCGAGGAGTCGAGTTGGGAGCGTCCCGAGGGCGGCATGTTCCTGTGGGCGCGGCTCCCGGAGTCGTACGACACGACGGAACTGCTGGCGCGGGTGGTGGGGCGGGGTGTGGCCTATGTGCCGGGTGCGCCCTTCTACGCCGGGGAGCCCGACCGCTCGACGATGCGGCTGTGCTTCGTGACGCAGACGCCGGGGGAGATCAGGGAGGGGCTCAGGAGGCTGGGGGAGGGGTTGAGGAGGGGCTGAGGGGCTGAGGGGTGGACTGGGGGCGAATACCCGAATCCCCTTGGCAACGGGTCGAGTTGCCCTCTGGAATACTTGATCACGCAAGAATAGAGTCGATCGTCACAGCGCTGTCGATGTCACCACCCCTGGAAGGAAGTGCCATGGCACCGGTGCTCGTCGGACGTGAAGGTCTGCTGGCGGGAGAGCGCATCCCGATGGTCGACACCCGCGTCACCTTCGGACGCAACGCGGGGAACACGGTCATCATCGCCAGCCCGAGCGTCTCGCGTTTCCACGCGGAGATCGTCTTCGACCAGGACCAGGGTTACGTCCTGAGCGACTGCGGCAGCAGCAACGGCACACAGGTCAACGGGGAGGAGGTGGAGTCCCGGCTGCTCCAGCCCGGTGACCGGATCACCATCGGGGACCAGGAGTTCCGCTTCGAGGTCGCGGACGCCATGCAGACCCTCATGGCGCTCAACCTGCCCCGTTCCGTGACCCACCCGGAGGAGGCCGACGAGGGTTCCCTGCTGCGGGTCACCGTCGTCGGCGGCGGCCCGGTCGGGCTGTCCATGGCCCTGCTCCTGGAGCACTTCCTCGGCGCCCAGGTCAAGATCACCGTCTACGAGGGCCGGTGGCGCAGGCAGGGCCGTACCGTCGTCTGGAAGAGCGCGGACGAGGGCAACGTACGGCGCCAGCAGGTGGTGACCGTGCAGAGCCGGCAGTACCTCGCCTGGCCGCAGTACGTGCAGGAGCGGCTCTTCGACCCCGAGCACTACACCGAGATGTGGCCCTCGGGCCCGGACTCGATCGGCGACCACCACCCGCGCAACATGCGGATCGCCTACATCGAGGACAAGCTGCTGGAGCTGGCGAACGAGAAGCGGGACCGCATACGGCTGATCCCCGCCAAGTTCGACCCGGCGGAACAGCGCGACGAACTCGCCTCGCAGCATGTGCTCGCCATCTGCGACGGCGGCCGGTCGCGCACGCGGGAGCACTTCGCCGCCCGGTTCGGCAAGGCCGACGAGTCGATCTACTCCCTCGACGGCGTCCACCTGCGGGACGTCGTCCTCGGTCTGCGCGTCAAGTCGGAACTGCCGGACCCCATGGCGATCCTGCTGACGGTCGCTCAGAACCGCTTCCTGCTCAACTCCTTGCGCGGCGAGGGCTTCCTCAACATGCGGCTGACCGACGCCGAGTTGACGGAGGTCATCGGCATCGACCCGGTCCGCCGGGTCTTCGAGGAGTGCATCGCCTCCCGCCCGTGCCTGATGAACCGCGACGAGCACGGCGACTTCCAGTGCGCGACCCACGGCACGCTGTTCCTGCCCGCGCTGATCAAGGGTTCCCCTTTGTGGAAGCGGGTGCACGAGGGGCTGCGGCTCTTCGACGTCCAGTCCCAGGACCTGTCCGCGGTCACCAGCTTCCGCCTCGACATGGTGCAACGCCCACGCTTCTCCGCCGAGTTGCTGCCGCCGACCGTCAACTCGCCCGGCACCTACGGCTTCCTGCTCGGCGACGCGGCGAACTCCATCCACTTCTGGCCGGGCCGGGGCCTCAACAGCGGCCTGGCGTCGGCCATTTCACTGGCCCGCTCGCTCAACAGCGCCTGGAACGGCCGCCCGTTCCGCGACGCCGACTTCCTACGGCACGAAGCCGCCATGTCGATGCTCCAGTACCGGCACAAGAGCCGCGCCTGGAAGGCGATGGTCACCACCGACGACCAGGGCGTCACCTGGGCGATCAAGGACATCATCGACCACGGCATCGACGGCATCGCGGAGGAACCCGACCGCGAGGCGGACACCGCGACGCTGCTGGCACGCATGGCGGCGATCCGCGACAGGCTCGCGCCCCGGCTGGCGGGCATGCCGGACGACGAGGCGATCCTGGAACGCCTCCAGACCCTGGAGTCCAGGACCCTGCGCATGCTCGTCCTCAGCGGCGCGTGGGACACCCTGACGATGGGCGGCGAGGAGGTCGACATCGACATCTTCTACGGCCAGGACTCGTCGGCGGCGGCAGCGGCGGTGGAGGCGTTGGAGTCGGTGACGCAGCAGTGAGCGGTGCGGTGCGGCAGTGAGCCGTGCCGTGCGTTGCCTAGGCTGGGCGCATGTCCGACAGTGATGCGTTCGACCTCGGCGACTACCTCGCGCACATCGGTTGGGAGGGGGAGCGGCGCCCCGACACCCAGACGCTGCGGGGCGTCCACCTCGCGCACATGCGGGGCATCCCGTTCGAGAACCTGGACGCTCTGCGGCGGACGGCCCCCTCCCTCGAACTGCCGGACCTGGCAGCCAAGTTGCTGCACAGCCCGCGCGGCGGCTACTGCTACGAGCAGAACACGCTGCTGGCCGCCGCGCTGCGGGCACTGGGCTTCGGGGTGACCCTGCTGACGGCGCGGGTGGTCGTGGGCACGGACCGGATCGAGAGCCGCCCGCGCACCCACATGGCGCTCCTCGTGGAGGTACCGGGCGATCCGCAGCCGTATCTGGCCGACGTCGGGTTCGGGGCGATCGGGGCGCTGCTGGAGCCGGTTCCGCTGCGGGTCGGCGCCGAGTTCGAGGACGCCGGGCGCCGGCACCGGCTGGTCCGGGTGCCGCACCGGGGACCGTTGGACCTCCTGGTCCTCCAGGCGTACGTCGGCGGGTCCTGGCAGCCGCAGTACGCCTTCACGCTGGAACCCTTCGAGCACGTCGACTTCGACGTCATCAACTGGCATATCGCCACGAACCCGCGCTCCCCCTTCACCCAGCGGCTCTTCGTCCAGCGCGTCACCACCGACCGTCATCTCCTGCTGCACGGACGCCTGTTGACCGAGACGCGGGCCGACGGCGCGGTGAGCGAGCGGGAGTTGGCGGACGAGGGGGAGGTGCGGCGGGTGCTGGACGAGGAGTTCGGGATCGAGGCGCCGGAGGGGATGAAGCTGCTCGGCTGAGCTCAGGTCAGTCCCACCAGAAGGACCACTCCTGCTGGTTGAGCACCTTGTGCTGGGCGTACACACGCAGCGTGTTGTAGTCGCCCCCGGTGATGTTGTCGGGGCAGAAGGCGAAGTGCTCGGCGGCCAC from Streptomyces sp. NBC_01478 includes the following:
- the hemB gene encoding porphobilinogen synthase; translation: MTTYGSFPGSRPRRLRTTPVMRRMVAETRLHPADFILPAFVREGVSEPVPIGAMPGVVQHTRDSLKKAAAEAVAAGISGIMLFGVPEESKKDALGTPGTDPDGILQVALRDVRAEVGDELLVMSDLCLDETTDHGHCGVLDEQGRVDNDATLERYAEMAQVQADAGAHVVGPSGMMDGQIGVVRDALDQIGREDVAILAYTAKYSSAFYGPFREAVGSSLKGDRKTYQQDPANARESLRELALDLEEGADMVMVKPAGPYLDILAKVADAVDVPVAAYQISGEYSMIEAAAEKGWLDRDRAIFETLTGIKRAGARNILTYWAVEAAQKLR
- a CDS encoding DUF805 domain-containing protein, which gives rise to MSYFIEALKKYAVFSGRARRKEYWMYALFAGIIYVVLAILAVATKQAALFALLGIFYVGILLPSLAVTVRRLHDTGRSGGWFFISFVPLVGAIILLVFVCTDSAPGANQYGPNPKEAAGIPAQV
- a CDS encoding SAM-dependent methyltransferase, with the translated sequence MPGDALSQDPAELRRRIDTTKAHPARVYDVFLGGKDNYPVDREAAAAALAANPRGYLDVRHNRDFMRRAVTRLSQEHGVRQFLDIGTGLPTAENVHQIAQGIEPESRIVYVDNDPVVLAHARALLTSSPEGRTDYIDADLRRPADILEQASKTLDFNEPIALLLVAILHFVEDEEAYPLVRELVDVLPAGSHLVLSHLTDEIHPIPTRAVQRTYTERGFTFVFRSKDEVERFFTETPGITLDEPGVLPAHQWHPGPAPAPPVVEQAYFESLDDIEKITYRDINDVTDDDINVYGATGKKA
- a CDS encoding aminotransferase-like domain-containing protein, producing the protein MTVTEPVPVPVHASVPPLAARARAIGGSPVRDILSVTARPEVINFAGGLPAPELFDATGIAAAYQAVLTETPARALQYATTEGEPVLRTALAERTSARGLPTEPDDLLVTTGSQQALSLLATALLEPGDVVLVESPCYLAALQVFAFAGARVVAVPGDEAGVDPEALEELVVRERPKLLYTVPTFQNPTGRTLPADRRAAVAAIASRRGLWIVEDDPYGELRFEGERLPWIAAQEGAADRTVLLGSFSKVMAPGLRLGWLRAPTDLLRACVVAKQAADLHTPTVNQLAAARYLADNDLDAHVARVAAVYRERRDAMLAGLANALPEESSWERPEGGMFLWARLPESYDTTELLARVVGRGVAYVPGAPFYAGEPDRSTMRLCFVTQTPGEIREGLRRLGEGLRRG
- a CDS encoding FHA domain-containing protein, whose amino-acid sequence is MAPVLVGREGLLAGERIPMVDTRVTFGRNAGNTVIIASPSVSRFHAEIVFDQDQGYVLSDCGSSNGTQVNGEEVESRLLQPGDRITIGDQEFRFEVADAMQTLMALNLPRSVTHPEEADEGSLLRVTVVGGGPVGLSMALLLEHFLGAQVKITVYEGRWRRQGRTVVWKSADEGNVRRQQVVTVQSRQYLAWPQYVQERLFDPEHYTEMWPSGPDSIGDHHPRNMRIAYIEDKLLELANEKRDRIRLIPAKFDPAEQRDELASQHVLAICDGGRSRTREHFAARFGKADESIYSLDGVHLRDVVLGLRVKSELPDPMAILLTVAQNRFLLNSLRGEGFLNMRLTDAELTEVIGIDPVRRVFEECIASRPCLMNRDEHGDFQCATHGTLFLPALIKGSPLWKRVHEGLRLFDVQSQDLSAVTSFRLDMVQRPRFSAELLPPTVNSPGTYGFLLGDAANSIHFWPGRGLNSGLASAISLARSLNSAWNGRPFRDADFLRHEAAMSMLQYRHKSRAWKAMVTTDDQGVTWAIKDIIDHGIDGIAEEPDREADTATLLARMAAIRDRLAPRLAGMPDDEAILERLQTLESRTLRMLVLSGAWDTLTMGGEEVDIDIFYGQDSSAAAAAVEALESVTQQ
- a CDS encoding arylamine N-acetyltransferase family protein, with translation MSDSDAFDLGDYLAHIGWEGERRPDTQTLRGVHLAHMRGIPFENLDALRRTAPSLELPDLAAKLLHSPRGGYCYEQNTLLAAALRALGFGVTLLTARVVVGTDRIESRPRTHMALLVEVPGDPQPYLADVGFGAIGALLEPVPLRVGAEFEDAGRRHRLVRVPHRGPLDLLVLQAYVGGSWQPQYAFTLEPFEHVDFDVINWHIATNPRSPFTQRLFVQRVTTDRHLLLHGRLLTETRADGAVSERELADEGEVRRVLDEEFGIEAPEGMKLLG